The genomic DNA GGTAGGTGCGGACGTCGCTGACGGCTCCGTGGGTGACGTTGGAGGGGGGGTAGTTGGCGGCGGCGTCGGCGCCGATGGTGACGGGGCCGGTGGCGTTCCAGGGGGTGGGGTTGTAGGCGGAGCCTGCGTAGGTGCCGTTGACGTAGAGCGTCATGACGTGGGAGGCGGCGTCGTAAGTGCCTACGAGGTGGGTCCAGGTGTCCAGGGTGGGCGGGGTGAGCTGGAATGCCGCGTTGTAGACGCCGGTGTTGGCGTGGTCGTCGCCGGGGGCGACGAACGCCCAGGCGCTGTAGGACCGGGAGTACTGGAGGTAGTAGGAGCCGCGTTCGTTGCCGTTCTGGGTGACGAAGGTTTCCCAGTTGTTGGTGTCGGAGAGCTTCACCCAGGCGGAGACGGAGTAGCTCTTGCTGGTGTCGACGGCGGGTGCGGCGGTCTTGAAGTAGTTGCCGTTGATGACGGCTGCGCCGTTGGCGGTGCCCTTGTGGTCGGTGGTGAAGGTGGGTGTGTTGGGGTTGCTGATGCCGGTGGCGGGGTTGGCGCCGGTGGTGTCGGTGGCCTTGCCGTTGGTGTAGGTGGCGCTGGTGAGGGGCCACTGGTTCGCGCCGGCGGCGGTGGTCAGGCCGGTGGGGATGGGGGTGGTGTTGTCGTACGTCCAGGTGGGGGCCTGGGCGGTGCCGGTGAGCTTTCCGGTCAGGATGTGGATGTCACCGGTGGTGGTGATGGCCCACAGGGTGGGGTTGCCGTTGCCGGTCAGGTCGCTGTCGGAGCCGATGCGGGGGTAGGTCGTCGCGGAGACGGTGCCGCTGACCGCAGTGGTGGCGATGCCCGTGATCACGTCGTAGGTGATGGTGCTGCCGAAGGGGTCCTGGACGCTGTCGGTGCCGGTGGTGAAGGTGATCTGGGAGAGGGCGCCGGTGGAGCGGTTGCGGGCCCAGATGCCGGGGTGGCCCTGCTTGGCCCAGTCTCCGGCGGAGATGAGGTCGACGTTCAGCCAGCCGGTCGCGGCGATCCGGATCGGGTGGCCGAGCTTGGTGTCCTCCGTGGCCGGGTAGTACCAGAGCGACCCGTCGGTGCCGGCTGCGTTCTTCTCCACGGTCAGCAGACCGGTGCGGTTCTTGAAGTTCTTGGCGGGTGTCAGGTCGGTCGCGGTGGGGTCGCCGAGGGCAGCGATGGAGAGGGTGTTCGCCCAGTCCGTGTTGTTGTGGCCGGTGCAGTCCGGGGTCAGCGTGGTGACCGTGCAGGCGGGCCGGGCCAGGGTCTCCCAGCTGCCGAGGACGCCGACAGGCTTGTTGTTGCCTGGGTTCCTGTAGAGGTACAGCACAGCGTCGCTGTCCTTGTGGACGATGACGTCGTCGACGTGGGTGCCGCCGCGCAGGCTGCCTCGGTGGGTGATCCGGTAGTCGACCTGCGTGGGGTCCGTGCCCCAGGAGGTGCGGTTGGGGGCATCGGCAGGACCTGCGGTGAGGGTGCTGGTCGCGCTGGTCGCGATCGGGTTGCCCGGGACGGTGTAGGAGCGAAGGTTGCCGGCACTGTCCGGGGCGAGGATGTCGGGGACGCCGTCGCCGGTCATGTCACCGAACACCGGCGCGGGGCCGGCCGGGTTCCACGGCACGTAGAACGCGTACGGCGCGATGGGGGAGAGGTTGCCGGCGTTGTCCTTGGCCTGGACGTAGAGCCTGTTGGTGCCCCACTGGGTCGGGGTGATGCCGATCTGACTGCTGGGGCGCGCCGCGCCGCACTGCCAGGCGGCACCGGCGAGCTGCGGGTCGTAGCTCCAGCGCAGGCAGGCCAGGCCGGAGGTGTAGAGACCGCTGGGGTTCGGGTCCGTGGCGGTGAAGGGGACGCTGCCGCTCTTGCCGACGGACAGGGTGGTGGTCTGGCCGTTGCCGGCCGGGGGGAACTGGGTGGCGGGGTCGCTTACCGTGGTGGGGAAGGTGACGGTGGGCGGGGTGAGGTCGGCCTTGAAGTGGCAGGTCGGCGTGGAGGCGGACCAGGACACGCCGGGGAGCTGGTCGGTGGCCATGATGCTGAAGCCGTAGGAGTGGCCGTCTGTGATGACGCCCGCCGGCACGGAGTACGGAGCGTTGCTGCCACTGGCGACCAGCGGTGACAGGCCGCCGGCAACGTCCGGCATACCTGACTTCTGGTAGTCCCAGATGTGCGACCAGGAATACAGCTGGCTCTGGGCGGGGCTGGAGACGGTCGCGTTCAGGACGGTGCCGCCGGCCTGGTTGGCTCCCGTGCCGACCCAGGCCCAGTTGTTGGCGTTGTCGTCCGCGCAGGCCTGGTAGGTCTGGCCGGTGCCGGCGATCTGCGGCGTCGGCGAGACACCAGGGTTGGTGGGGGTGTTGGGCACGCGGTCGTACTTGATGGACAGGGACGGCTGCGGGGTGAAGCGCTTGAAGCCGTTCGCGTCGGTCTCGTTGCCGTACAGGCCGAACGTCAGCTGCCCGTTGTTGGTGTACTGCTGGAGAGTGCCCGTGATGTTGTAGCTGAAGGAGAGGTTGCTGGAGCACCCGGAGCGGCCAGAGCCGCCGAGGTCAAGGGTGCCAAGAGCGCTGCCAATCTGAGGAGGCTGGTTGTTCCAGTTCGTCTGATCGCTGATCGCACCGGTGTGGTAGAGGCTGACCGGGTATTTGGTAGTGCAGGACCAGTTCGCGGAGACGGTCTGCTGAAGGTCCAGCGACGCCGCGTTGACGACCGCGCCGCTCAGGGCGCTGATGTCGAACTGGTAGAACGTGCGGTACTTCGACGTGGGCGAGCAGCTGCCGCCCGCTGCGTAGGTTCCGCAGAAGCCGACGCCCGGGTAGTCGCTGCTGTCGCTTCCCGAGCGCCTCCAGTTCGAGGTCATCGTGGGGTAGGCGGACTGGACCCAGGTCCAGGAGCTCGCCGACGGAGCCCACGCGAGCCAGTCCGGGTCGATGTAGTACGGGGCCGTACCGGTGGCCAGGAGGTTCTGGTCGGGTGTCAGCGTGACACCTGCGGTGTCGGCGGTCACCGGCATGACGGCGGTCTTGGCGGCCGCGCTGGGCACGTCGGCCGTGCTGACGGCCGGCACGGCCTCGTCGGCGGTCTCGTCGGCCGTGGTGGCCTGGGTGAACGAGGCCTTCGTCGCCGTCGCCCCGCTGGCGGCGGCCGGGGCAGTGTCGGTGGTGGAGCTGTCCCACATGCGGGGCGCGGACGCGGTCCACCGAGGCTTGCCGTCAGCAG from Kitasatospora terrestris includes the following:
- a CDS encoding LamG-like jellyroll fold domain-containing protein, which encodes MTRRRRGRPAAQRLTAAGGAFAAVVALLGTAVPAAAQTFPSASEIAAIDAERAQQKPPAGEVEQAIAKAKESGQEVPVESLTTEFSETAATPDGHLGLRTHPDQQRVKRGSSWVALDDHLVVNADGSFSPKASATGVSLSKGGGTKLATMTSADGKGLSLTVPFTLTTPRIDEDGDGLVYPEVAPDIDLKATVSKLGGVTTVFVVKTQAAAASPVLKSLRFGTEADGVTVSKDAGGGLIAKAADGKPRWTASAPRMWDSSTTDTAPAAASGATATKASFTQATTADETADEAVPAVSTADVPSAAAKTAVMPVTADTAGVTLTPDQNLLATGTAPYYIDPDWLAWAPSASSWTWVQSAYPTMTSNWRRSGSDSSDYPGVGFCGTYAAGGSCSPTSKYRTFYQFDISALSGAVVNAASLDLQQTVSANWSCTTKYPVSLYHTGAISDQTNWNNQPPQIGSALGTLDLGGSGRSGCSSNLSFSYNITGTLQQYTNNGQLTFGLYGNETDANGFKRFTPQPSLSIKYDRVPNTPTNPGVSPTPQIAGTGQTYQACADDNANNWAWVGTGANQAGGTVLNATVSSPAQSQLYSWSHIWDYQKSGMPDVAGGLSPLVASGSNAPYSVPAGVITDGHSYGFSIMATDQLPGVSWSASTPTCHFKADLTPPTVTFPTTVSDPATQFPPAGNGQTTTLSVGKSGSVPFTATDPNPSGLYTSGLACLRWSYDPQLAGAAWQCGAARPSSQIGITPTQWGTNRLYVQAKDNAGNLSPIAPYAFYVPWNPAGPAPVFGDMTGDGVPDILAPDSAGNLRSYTVPGNPIATSATSTLTAGPADAPNRTSWGTDPTQVDYRITHRGSLRGGTHVDDVIVHKDSDAVLYLYRNPGNNKPVGVLGSWETLARPACTVTTLTPDCTGHNNTDWANTLSIAALGDPTATDLTPAKNFKNRTGLLTVEKNAAGTDGSLWYYPATEDTKLGHPIRIAATGWLNVDLISAGDWAKQGHPGIWARNRSTGALSQITFTTGTDSVQDPFGSTITYDVITGIATTAVSGTVSATTYPRIGSDSDLTGNGNPTLWAITTTGDIHILTGKLTGTAQAPTWTYDNTTPIPTGLTTAAGANQWPLTSATYTNGKATDTTGANPATGISNPNTPTFTTDHKGTANGAAVINGNYFKTAAPAVDTSKSYSVSAWVKLSDTNNWETFVTQNGNERGSYYLQYSRSYSAWAFVAPGDDHANTGVYNAAFQLTPPTLDTWTHLVGTYDAASHVMTLYVNGTYAGSAYNPTPWNATGPVTIGADAAANYPPSNVTHGAVSDVRTYPYPLTPAQVTNLYTS